Proteins from one Ricinus communis isolate WT05 ecotype wild-type chromosome 9, ASM1957865v1, whole genome shotgun sequence genomic window:
- the LOC8261298 gene encoding uncharacterized protein LOC8261298: MYPPALLTPAPNHLLVPKLHKGRELATMTQDMKARGEVYYGDETCREKLIFLLKEIGLPNGLLTVKEIEEFGYVKDTGFVWLRHKKKRDYHKFEKVVISYDTEVTAYFEHKKIKNLTGVKAKDFLIWITLSEICVKDKSCAAAACITFKTPAGLSKSFPLSVFKLEAIVSQRETNEVDEGK, encoded by the coding sequence ATGTACCCTCCTGCTTTGTTAACCCCAGCACCGAATCATCTATTGGTTCCAAAGCTTCATAAAGGCAGGGAGCTGGCAACGATGACACAGGACATGAAGGCCAGAGGTGAGGTTTATTATGGGGATGAGACTTGTAGAGAGAAGCTCATATTTCTGCTGAAAGAAATAGGCCTGCCAAATGGTCTGTTAACAGTTAAGGAGATAGAAGAATTTGGATACGTCAAGGACACTGGCTTTGTATGGCTTaggcataagaagaagagagattATCACAAGTTTGAGAAGGTAGTTATCAGTTATGATACTGAAGTCACAGCCTATTTTGAACACAAGAAGATCAAGAATCTGACTGGTGTTAAGGCTAAGGACTTCTTGATTTGGATTACTTTGAGCGAGATTTGTGTCAAAGACAAGAGTTGTGCTGCTGCTGCTTGTATTACGTTCAAGACTCCAGCAGGTTTGTCAAAATCTTTCCCGTTATCAGTGTTCAAATTAGAAGCCATTGTGTCTCAAAGGGAGACGAACGAAGTTGACGAAGGGAAGTAA
- the LOC8261297 gene encoding F-box protein At5g49610: MNSRNGILPDEIVLQILARLPVKSLFRAKTVCKLWYRLSLDKYFIQLYNEVAARNPMVLVEISDSSESKSSLLCIDNLRGVSEFSLDFLKDRVKVRASCNGLLCCSSIPDKGVYYVCNPMTREFKLLPRSRERPVTRFYPDGEATLVGIACNLSMQKFNVVLAGYHRTFGHRSDGTFICLVFDSDTNKWRKFVSFQDDHFTHMNRNQVVFVNGALHWLTISCSCILALYLDCDVWKKILLPDEVSYGAGNRVYLLESDGCLSVIQISEAWMTIWVMDYETEEWHMVDRVSLRCIRGMVPGIFPISQTGECVFLATHKQILVYHRRSRVWKEMYSAKNSSTLPLWFSAHAFRSTIFSCN; encoded by the coding sequence atgaattcAAGAAATGGGATTTTACCTGATGAAATTGTTCTTCAAATCCTTGCAAGATTACCTGTTAAGTCACTTTTTAGAGCCAAAACTGTATGTAAACTTTGGTACAGGTTGTCATTAGATAAGTATTTTATCCAACTTTACAATGAAGTTGCTGCTAGGAACCCAATGGTATTGGTAGAAATCTCTGATTCATCGGAGTCAAAATCTAGCTTATTATGTATAGATAATTTGAGGGGTGTATCTGAATTCTCCTTAGATTTCTTGAAAGATAGAGTGAAAGTTAGGGCATCTTGTAATGGCCTCTTATGTTGCTCTAGTATCCCTGATAAGGGTGTTTACTATGTTTGCAATCCAATGACGAGGGAATTTAAGTTGCTTCCTAGAAGTAGGGAAAGACCTGTGACTAGGTTTTATCCTGATGGTGAAGCAACTTTAGTTGGTATAGCCTGCAACTTATCAATGCAAAAGTTCAATGTTGTGCTAGCTGGTTATCATCGTACCTTTGGTCATAGGTCAGATGGGACATTTATATGCTTGGTATTTGATTCGGATACGAATAAATGGAGGAAATTTGTTTCGTTTCAAGATGATCATTTTACACATATGAATAGGAACCAGGTTGTGTTTGTCAATGGTGCGCTACATTGGTTGACTATTAGTTGTTCATGTATACTTGCACTTTATTTGGATTGTGATGTTTGGAAGAAGATTTTATTGCCGGACGAAGTCAGTTATGGAGCTGGAAATAGGGTGTATTTGTTGGAGTCAGATGGATGTTTGTCTGTGATACAGATCTCAGAGGCATGGATGACAATATGGGTGATGGACTATGAGACTGAAGAGTGGCATATGGTGGATAGGGTGAGCTTGAGATGCATTAGGGGAATGGTGCCCGGTATTTTCCCAATAAGTCAGACTGGTGAATGTGTATTCTTGGCAACCCATAAGCAGATTTTGGTGTACCATCGCAGGAGTAGGGTGTGGAAAGAGATGTATTCTGCGAAAAACAGCTCTACATTGCCATTGTGGTTTTCAGCACATGCTTTTCGGAGCACTATCTTCTCTTGTAATTAA
- the LOC8261296 gene encoding dnaJ homolog subfamily C member 14, with translation MARKGNQQRNGVDRHASNHKKKVTDSGHVVPDTITRGKVSEVKVFPGEEIPNGNQPSSPSVDNLRRTYTAGDDNKSKQNSGKLQRKDKKWIDQVRDLGDNASSKNNSGDSNSPFVETPGIRQENGALPGCESGLKRVRNGVNYLFNGLHIRNVMENMELSGNVAVRNLRTLALSTLKAAGVWLERHRPLFVRVTSNLYNARDYVNMKVEQAYPVVSKWLIQLGNIMLLLSMVWLDFTLRGIDSFLRLGTTSFFSVIWCSIMSVLAMVGTFKFLIVLAIAACVGVIIGLTLGLLVVAFSGIVFLWLYGSFWTTMFVIIIGGLAFVLSHERVALLITTVYSIYCAWIYVGWLGLLLAFNLSFLSSDILIYFLKNTINQRRRSNPTEQAAGVDGQPGFFNGESFHPSFTETGPGLSSDRSPGVPSTSGADSELTSEEEVIRLLNCTDHYSVLGLSRYENVDVSVLKREYRKKAMLVHPDKNMGNEKAAEAFKKLQNAYEILLDSLKRKAYDDELRREELLNYFRRFQSTSQKNGAHGFFASGFARSEAEGEEPFGESRRIACKKCNNFHVWVHTKKSKSRARWCQECKDFHQAKDGDGWVEQSSQPFFFGLLQKVDNASAYVCADSKIYDATEWYICQGMRCPANTHKPSFHVNTSITSKHNTSKGSSSGQRSGRMPASNMEETMTEEEFFEWLQNAVQAGVFDNFSGNTSAESPSARAGNGPKNSGSGSSSGNKKKKKGKKQW, from the exons ATGGCTCGTAAAGGTAATCAACAGAGGAATGGGGTGGATCGTCATGCATCAAACCACAAGAAAAAGGTGACAGATTCAGGGCATGTAGTTCCTGATACGATAACACGGGGAAAAGTAAGTGAGGTGAAGGTTTTCCCTGGAGAGGAAATCCCAAATGGTAATCAGCCAAGTAGTCCCTCCGTAGATAATTTGAGAAGAACTTACACAGCTGGAGATGATAACAAAAGTAAGCAAAATTCTGGAAAGTTGCAGAGAAAAGATAAGAAATGGATAGACCAAGTGCGGGATCTAGGGGATAATGCGTCATCCAAGAACAATTCAGGTGATTCCAATAGTCCTTTTGTTGAAACTCCTGGTATAAGACAAGAAAACGGAGCATTGCCTGGTTGTGAAAGTGGTCTAAAACGTGTAAGAAATGGCGTAAATTACTTGTTTAATGGCCTGCATATAAGAAATGTGATGGAAAATATGGAGTTGTCAGGTAATGTGGCAGTTAGAAACTTGAGGACATTGGCTTTGTCCACATTGAAGGCGGCAGGTGTGTGGCTGGAGAGGCACAGACCTTTGTTTGTGAGAGTAACTAGCAACCTGTATAACGCTCGGGATTACGTTAATATGAAGGTTGAGCAAGCATATCCTGTTGTCTCAAAATGGCTCATTCAGTTGGGGAACATAATGCTTCTTTTATCAATGGTTTGGTTGGACTTCACTCTTAGAGGCATTGATTCCTTCCTACGACTAGGGACAACCTCCTTTTTTTCAGTAATATGGTGTAGCATTATGTCAGTGCTTGCTATGGTTGGGACTTTCAAATTTCTTATTGTCCTG GCAATAGCTGCATGCGTGGGAGTTATCATTGGTCTCACCCTTGGACTTTTGGTAGTTGCCTTTTCTGGAATCGTTTTCCTATGGCTTTATGGAAGCTTTTGGACTACGATGTTTGTCATTATCATTGGAG GATTGGCATTCGTGTTGAGCCACGAACGAGTTGCACTCTTGATCACCACTGTGTATTCCATATATTGTGCATGGATATATGTTGGATGGCTTGGCTTACTTTTGGCTTTCAATTTGTCTTTTCTCTCAAGTGACATTCTGATATATTTCCTCAAGAATACTATTAACCAGCGTAGAAGATCCAATCCCACTGAACAAGCTGCAGGAGTGGATGGTCAACCAGGCTTCTTCAATGGCGAGTCTTTTCATCCTTCATTCACTGAAACCGGCCCAGGGTTATCATCAGATCGTAGCCCTGGAGTACCTTCGACCAGTGGGGCTGATTCTGAGTTGACTTCTGAAGAAGAAGTTATTCGGTTATTGAACTGTACTGATCACTATTCAGTGCTGGGTTTGTCACGGTATGAGAATGTGGATGTTTCTGTGCTGAAGAGAGAGTACAGGAAAAAG GCAATGCTGGTTCATCCTGACAAGAATATGGGCAATGAGAAGGCTGCAGAAGCTTTCAAGAAACTTCAAAATGCATATGAG ATTTTGCTTGATTCTTTGAAACGAAAAGCATATGATGATGAATTGAGGAGGGAAGAGTTGCTGAACTATTTCCGTAGGTTTCAAAGCACTTCTCAGAAG AATGGAGCACATGGTTTCTTTGCCTCTGGGTTTGCCCGTTCAGAGGCTGAAGGTGAAGAACCTTTTGGAGAATCAAGGCGAATAGCTTGCAAAAAGTGCAACAATTTTCATGTCTGGGTGCATACAAAGAAGTCAAAATCTCGAGCAAGATGGTGTCAG GAGTGCAAAGACTTCCATCAGGCAAAAGATGGAGATGGATGGGTTGAGCAATCTTCCCAACCATTCTTTTTTGGATTACTGCAGAAG GTTGATAATGCCTCAGCATATGTTTGTGCAGATAGCAAGATATACGATGCTAccgaatggtatatttgtcag GGAATGAGATGTCCAGCCAACACTCACAAGCCAAGTTTCCATGTCAACACTAGTATCACATCGAAGCATAATACCAGCAAGGGGTCAAGTTCGGGACAAAGAAGTGGCAGGATGCCAGCATCTAATATGGAAGAGACCATGACAGAGGAAGAATTTTTTGAGTGGCTACAGAATGCAGTTCAAGCTGGTGTATTTGACAATTTCAGTGGCAACACCTCTGCGGAGAGCCCATCTGCCAGAGCTGGAAATGGTCCTAAGAACAGTGGTAGTGGCAGTAGCAGTGgtaacaagaagaagaaaaagggcaAGAAGCAATGGTGA
- the LOC8261295 gene encoding chaperonin CPN60, mitochondrial — protein sequence MEILIHTTSTYPNPKHVNVGGGFTLNRNVNTLAFANAYTSPIPFTCNTKLSLGLRKSVIVEAKKTNKKKEDKHSFIPKPDEATGPFPEAVLLKEKKVQEDGKLLPDFADAEEEKLYEFLNLEMESQLKVERMRHYEVVYLIHEKHAEEVGTVNEKVQGFLREKKGRIWRLNDWGMRRLAYKIQKATKAHYILMNFEIEAKWINDFKSMLDKDERVIRHLVIKRDEAITEDCPPPPEFHTMHAGVDDDDDEEEEEEEEEEDDIDYDDDEAYDEEWDGDMEDGIIIVNSDENEDDSTEWSNKSSLASDKGNRNWVAEKIRR from the exons ATGGAGATACTAATACATACCACATCAACTTATCCAAACCCAAAACATGTCAACGTTGGTGGTGGCTTTACTTTGAACAGAAATGTAAACACCTTGGCTTTTGCAAATGCTTATACTTCTCCAATTCCATTCACCTGTAATACAAAGCTTTCACTTGGATTGAGAAAATCAGTTATTGTTGAAGCTAAAAAAACcaacaagaagaaagaagacaaaCATAGCTTTATACCTAAACCAGATGAGGCCACTGGTCCGTTCCCTGAAGCTGTCTTGCTTAAAGAG AAAAAGGTGCAGGAAGATGGTAAACTTCTCCCTGATTTTGCTGATGCTGAAGAAG AAAAGCTGTATGAATTTCTGAACCTTGAGATGGAAAGTCAACTGAAAGTAGAGCGTA TGCGTCACTACGAAGTAGTTTATCTAATCCATGAGAAGCATGCAGAAGAGGTTGGTACTGTTAATGAGAAAGTTCAAG GTTTTTTAAGGGAGAAGAAAGGCAGGATATGGAGACTTAATGATTGGGGTATGCGGAGGCTGGCATACAAGATACAGAAAGCCACAAAAGCCCACTAcattttgatgaattttgaGATTGAGGCCAAATGGATCAATGACTTCAAGAGTATGTTAGACAAAGATGAGAGAGTTATCCGACACCTTGTGATTAAGAGGGATGAAGCAATCACGGAGGATTGCCCACCTCCACCTGAGTTCCACACTATGCATGCCGGTgtggatgatgatgatgatgaggaggaggaggaggaggaggaggaggaggatgaTATTGATTATGATGACGATGAAGCTTATGATGAGGAATGGGATGGTGACATGGAAGATGGTATTATCATTGTAAACAGTGATGAAAATGAAGATGATAGCACAGAATGGAGCAATAAATCATCTCTGGCAAGTGACAAAGGAAACAGAAATTGGGTAGCCGAGAAAATAAGgagataa
- the LOC8261294 gene encoding desiccation-related protein PCC13-62 yields MALPISTDIALLILLLVPISYSYPLNILLDVLAKSSIPDGDVDLLEFPINLEYLEAEFFLYGSLGDGLDVFAPNLTSGGPPPIGATKAKLDPFTRDVIRQFAWQEVGHLRAIKNVVKGFPRPLLDLRAETFAKVIDDAFGQPLFPPFDPYACSLNFLIASYIVPYVGLTGYVGANPKLSASISKQLVAGLLAVESGQDAVIRTLLYERAIEKVYPYKITVAEFTDRISELRNKLGNNGNKDEGIIVAKERGAEGQVRGNVLAGDEYSVGYPRTPEEILRIVYGGGDEHVPGGFYPKGADGRIAKSYLRKHG; encoded by the exons ATGGCACTACCAATTTCTACCGACAttgctttattaattttgCTCCTCGTTCCAATCTCTTACTCCTATCCACTAAATATACTATTAGATGTGTTGGCCAAATCTTCTATCCCAGATGGCGATGTTGATCTTCTTGAGTTCCCAATAAATTTAGAGTATTTAGAAGCTGAGTTCTTTCTGTATGGCTCTTTGGGTGACGGCTTAGATGTCTTTGCTCCAAATTTGACCTCTGGAGGTCCACCACCAATTGGTGCTACGAAGGCTAAACTTGACCCTTTCACAAGAGATGTTATCAGGCAATTTGCTTGGCAAGAAGTTGGACATCTGAG GGCAATCAAGAACGTAGTAAAAGGATTTCCAAGGCCATTGTTGGATTTGAGGGCGGAAACATTTGCAAAAGTTATAGACGATGCATTTGGACAACCACTATTTCCACCGTTCGACCCTTATGCTTGTTCTCTTAACTTCCTCATTGCCTCCTATATTGTTCCCTACGTTGGCCTTACAGGATATGTTGGAGCAAACCCAAAACTTAGTGCTTCTATTTCAAAGCAG CTTGTGGCAGGGCTTTTAGCTGTGGAGTCTGGACAAGATGCAGTTATTCGGACATTGTTATACGAGAGGGCAATAGAGAAGGTGTACCCATATAAGATAACAGTGGCAGAGTTCACAGATCGCATTTCAGAGTTAAGAAATAAGCTAGGGAATAATGGTAACAAGGATGAAGGCATTATAGTTGCCAAGGAGCGAGGCGCAGAAGGCCAAGTAAGAGGAAATGTGCTTGCCGGAGATGAATACTCGGTCGGATATCCAAGAACACCAGAGGAGATATTGAGAATTGTATATGGTGGAGGTGATGAACATGTTCCTGGAGGGTTTTACCCAAAGGGTGCTGACGGTCGTATTGCTAAATCTTACTTGCGCAAGCATGGTTAG
- the LOC8261292 gene encoding pentatricopeptide repeat-containing protein At3g48810, which yields MYLKEGCSLLLKVHKPLIPFVLNTNPILNPGNKPPEYQEIKTPIKESDVVMRLRTETDIVLASNYFRSIANSKAFQHTQLTYQIMIEKLGRECDVDGVQYLLQQMKLEGISCSEDLFINVINTYRRVGLAEQALKMFYRIREFGCQPTVKIYNHLLDAMLSENRFQMIEPIYSNMKRDGKEPNVYTYNILLKALCKNNRVDGACKLLVEMSNKGCEPDVVSYTTVISSMSKLGKVEEARELSIRFQPNVSVYNALINGFCREYKVKEVFLLLGQMVEKGIDPNVITYSTVISSLSGIGNVELALAVWAKMFVRGCSPNVYTFTSLMKGYFMRGRVLEALNIWNRMAEEGFEPNVVAYNTLIHGLCSHGKMGEAVSVSSKMERNGCSPNVSTYGALIDGFAKAGDLVGASEIWNKMMTNGCIPNVVVYTSMVNVLCRSSMFSQAWSLIEKMSTDNCPPNTVTFNTFIKGLCCSGRVECAINLFCQMEQYGCSPNIKTYNEVLDGLLKENRIKEALELVTEMEEKGMELNLVTYNTIFGGFCNVGKFEEALKLLGKMLVGGVKPDAITYNTLTYAYCMQGKVKTAIQLLDKLSAGGKWVPEVAAYTSLLWGICNQIGVEEAVLYLDKMLNEGICLNAATWNALVRGLFNSLGHLGPIHILDDILTSG from the coding sequence ATGTATCTAAAGGAAGGGTGTTCTTTGTTGTTAAAAGTCCATAAACCTTTAATTCCTTTTGTTTTAAACACAAACCCAATTCTAAACCCTGGAAACAAACCACCCGAATATCAAGAAATCAAAACCCCCATCAAAGAATCTGATGTGGTGATGAGGTTAAGAACTGAAACCGATATTGTACTGGCTTCTAATTACTTCAGGTCAATAGCCAATTCAAAGGCTTTTCAACACACTCAATTGACTTACCAAATCATGATTGAAAAACTAGGTCGTGAATGTGATGTTGATGGTGTTCAATATCTTTTACAGCAAATGAAATTAGAAGGAATTAGCTGTAGCGAGGATTTGTTTATAAATGTTATAAATACTTACCGGCGAGTCGGTTTAGCTGAGCAAGCATTGAAAATGTTTTATAGGATTAGGGAATTTGGATGCCAACCGACGGTTAAGATATATAACCATCTTTTGGATGCAATGCTTAGTGAAAATAGGTTTCAAATGATTGAACCTATATATAGTAATATGAAGAGAGATGGGAAGGAACCAAATGTTTATACGTATAACATTCTTTTGAAAGCATTGTGTAAGAATAATAGAGTGGATGGAGCATGCAAGTTGCTTGTGGAAATGTCGAATAAAGGGTGTGAGCCAGATGTGGTTAGCTATACTACTGTTATATCTTCAATGTCTAAGCTTGGTAAGGTTGAGGAAGCAAGGGAGCTTTCCATTAGATTTCAACCAAATGTATCTGTTTACAATGCTTTGATTAATGGGTTTTGTAGAGAGTACAAAGTAAAGGAGGTTTTTCTGCTGTTAGGCCAAATGGTGGAGAAGGGAATTGACCCTAATGTCATTACTTACTCAACTGTCATCAGTTCTCTTTCAGGTATAGGAAACGTTGAATTGGCTCTTGCAGTTTGGGCGAAGATGTTTGTTAGAGGTTGTAGCCCCAATGTTTACACCTTTACTTCATTGATGAAGGGTTATTTCATGAGAGGGAGAGTGCTTGAAGCACTTAATATATGGAACAGAATGGCTGAAGAAGGATTTGAGCCCAATGTCGTTGCGTATAATACTCTAATACATGGTCTCTGCTCCCATGGGAAAATGGGAGAAGCTGTATCCGTTTCCTCTAAAATGGAGAGAAACGGCTGTTCGCCTAATGTTTCGACTTATGGTGCTCTCATTGATGGCTTTGCAAAAGCTGGTGACTTGGTCGGTGCATCTGAGATATGGAACAAGATGATGACTAATGGTTGTATTCCTAATGTTGTAGTGTATACTAGCATGGTGAATGTCCTTTGCAGGAGTTCTATGTTCAGTCAAGCGTGGTCTCTTATAGAGAAAATGTCAACTGATAACTGTCCTCCAAATACAGTTACATTCAATACATTTATCAAAGGTTTATGTTGCAGTGGAAGAGTAGAATGTGCTATAAATTTGTTCTGTCAAATGGAGCAATATGGCTGTTCACCTAATATCAaaacatataatgaagtattgGATGGCCTTTTAAAGGAAAACCGAATAAAAGAAGCTCTTGAACTTGTTACGGAGATGGAAGAGAAGGGGATGGAGCTGAATTTAGTGACTTACAATAccatttttggtggattttgcAATGTCGGAAAGTTTGAAGAGGCTTTGAAGCTTCTGGGAAAAATGCTGGTTGGAGGCGTGAAGCCTGATGCCATCACATACAATACTTTAACTTATGCTTACTGTATGCAAGGTAAGGTTAAGACTGCCATCCAGCTTCTAGATAAATTAAGTGCAGGAGGAAAGTGGGTTCCAGAAGTTGCTGCATACACCAGTCTCTTATGGGGGATCTGTAATCAGATTGGGGTAGAAGAAGCCGTTTTATATCTTGATAAGATGCTAAATGAGGGTATCTGCCTTAATGCGGCAACATGGAATGCGTTGGTCCGGGGCTTGTTTAACAGCTTAGGTCATCTGGGGCCAATTCACATTCTGGACGATATTCTGACTAGTGGTTGA
- the LOC8261291 gene encoding ER membrane protein complex subunit 6 produces MAGRNESGVSEKKSSEGSNDLQTFSAENLQSNMKIIYYSRTFLSIIGGVIAGILGFTGLYGFIFYFLVMATTSIGLLAKAKFSVHSYFDSWNQIILDGFFGGLMSFVLFWTFAYDLVHIF; encoded by the exons ATGGCTGGACGTAATGAGTCTGGTGTATCTGAGAAGAAATCAAGTGAAGGTTCAAATGATTTACAGACTTTCAGTGCTGAAAATTTGCAAAGTAACATGAAAATCATATATTACAG TCGGACATTTTTGTCTATCATTGGTGGGGTGATTGCTGGAATTTTGGGATTCACGGGCTTGTATggatttatcttttatttccttGTCATGGCAACCACTTCAATCGGACTCTTAGCAAAAGCAAAGTTTTCTGTTCACTCATACTTTGACTCTTGGAACCAGATCATACTTGATGGATTTTTCGGTGGGCTTATG TCGTTCGTGCTGTTCTGGAC ATTTGCATACGATCTGGTGCATATATTCTGA